Proteins found in one Oncorhynchus mykiss isolate Arlee chromosome 17, USDA_OmykA_1.1, whole genome shotgun sequence genomic segment:
- the setmar gene encoding histone-lysine N-methyltransferase SETMAR gives MSIIKVFDQYLCKGLENVPVLREGNVSKEEYSAFQYSPENIQGPGCDIDPSEVTLPGCSCYAHSCLRESCSCLQTYGQTCRQTYDSHGRLQDQGDTETGYCRPVFECNALCGCSEACCNRVVQRGLGLKLCVYPTEDRGWGMRALEPIPCGTFVCEYAGEVIGFEEARRRQLAQGLEDNNYIIAVREYAGQGPVSETFVDPTVVGNVGRFLNHSCQPNLFMVPVRVHSLVPRLALFAGRDIPPQEELTFDYSGGYSNTPSVERLVQSDPGTEASETGTLQRKPCHCGAQNCSQFLPLDLSVLNN, from the exons ATGAGTATAATAAAGGTTTTTGATCAGTATTTGTGCAAGGGTCTCGAAAATGTTCCAGTTTTACGAGAGGGTAATGTCAGCAAAGAAGAATATtctgcatttcag TATTCTCCAGAGAACATCCAGGGGCCGGGATGTGACATAGACCCCAGTGAGGTGACTCTTCCTGGATGCTCCTGCTACGCCCACTCCTGCCTTAGAGAGAGCTGCTCCTGCCTGCAGACTTACGGACAGACATGCAGACAAACGTACGACAGCCATGGCCGACTCCAAGACCAGGGGGATACGGAGACTGGTTACTGCAGGCCTGTGTTTGAGTGTAACGCCTTGTGTGGCTGTAGTGAGGCCTGCTGTAACCGGGTGGTCCAGAGAGGCCTGGGGCTCAAGTTGTGTGTCTACCCCACAGAGGACAGAGGCTGGGGCATGCGAGCGCTGGAGCCCATCCCCTGTGGAACCTTTGTGTGTGAGTATGCCGGGGAGGTGATTGGCTTTGAGGAGGCCAGACGCAGACAGCTTGCTCAGGGGCTTGAGGACAACAACTACATAATTGCTGTGCGGGAGTATGCTGGTCAGGGCCCGGTCAGTGAGACCTTTGTGGACCCAACTGTGGTTGGGAATGTGGGGCGTTTTCTGAACCACTCCTGCCAACCCAACCTGTTCATGGTGCCTGTCCGGGTGCACTCCCTGGTGCCCAGGCTGGCCCTGTTTGCTGGCCGGGACATCCCCCCTCAGGAGGAGCTCACATTTGACTACTCAGGGGGCTATAGCAATACACCCTCTGTGGAGAGGTTGGTCCAGAGTGACCCTGGGACAGAGGCCAGTGAGACAGGTACCCTCCAGAGGAAACCATGCCACTGTGGTGCCCAGAACTGTTCCCAATTTCTGCCACTGGATTTATCTGTTCTCAACAATTAG